A window from Mogibacterium neglectum encodes these proteins:
- a CDS encoding acetyl-CoA hydrolase/transferase family protein — MNYRELYNSKLKAPSEAAQVVKSGDWVDFGCYQGFPTLFDEALAARKNELEDVKVRALLITKPLQIAEQDPEAEHFTYNSWHMIGYERKLSDRGLCKFIPMVFRNLPDYYRRFLTVNVAVMGVTPMDEHGYFNMSMSNSHARAVFDVADIIILEVNEKLPFVHGLENTIHISEVDMVIEGVHEELTEFPSIVAGPVEQQIAESIVDRMTNGACIQLGVGGMPDAIGKLIAESELKNLGIHTELLVNAYLDMYKAGKITNLNKHDIMRGKSVFSIAHGTKELFDWVANNPSMCCAPINYVNDLSVIGEIDNFVSINSCIAVDLFGQISAESAGTRHISGTGGQLDFLTAGFKNPRAKSFIALPSTYTDKKGNLHSNIKPTFTGGDIITDPRSQAYTMVTEYGIENLAGASVWERAEKLVGLAHPDFRDELVESAKNLNVWRQSNKR; from the coding sequence AACTATATAATTCAAAGTTAAAAGCACCTAGCGAAGCTGCGCAGGTCGTAAAGAGTGGTGACTGGGTTGATTTCGGATGCTATCAGGGCTTTCCAACTCTATTTGATGAGGCGCTTGCAGCAAGAAAAAATGAACTTGAGGACGTAAAAGTTCGTGCTCTACTCATAACTAAACCACTTCAGATAGCTGAACAGGATCCAGAGGCAGAACACTTTACATATAACTCATGGCATATGATTGGATACGAGAGAAAGCTATCTGATAGGGGGCTTTGCAAGTTCATTCCTATGGTATTTAGAAATCTTCCTGACTATTACAGGCGTTTTCTCACGGTAAATGTTGCTGTCATGGGTGTAACACCGATGGATGAACATGGCTACTTTAACATGTCGATGAGCAATTCTCATGCTCGCGCAGTTTTCGATGTAGCTGATATTATCATTCTTGAGGTAAATGAGAAGCTACCTTTCGTTCATGGACTAGAGAATACGATTCATATATCAGAAGTAGATATGGTTATCGAAGGTGTGCATGAAGAGTTGACTGAATTCCCTTCAATTGTGGCTGGCCCGGTGGAGCAGCAGATAGCTGAGTCTATTGTTGATCGAATGACTAATGGGGCATGCATTCAGCTAGGAGTCGGGGGTATGCCAGATGCAATCGGAAAGCTAATTGCCGAGTCTGAACTCAAGAACCTAGGGATACACACGGAACTGCTAGTAAATGCTTATCTAGATATGTACAAGGCAGGTAAGATAACAAATTTAAATAAGCATGACATAATGCGAGGTAAATCGGTTTTCAGTATCGCCCACGGTACAAAAGAATTATTTGACTGGGTGGCAAACAACCCTAGCATGTGCTGTGCTCCGATAAATTATGTAAACGACCTTTCTGTAATAGGAGAAATCGACAACTTCGTCTCCATAAACAGTTGTATTGCTGTTGATTTATTTGGACAAATTTCAGCAGAAAGTGCGGGCACAAGGCACATCAGTGGAACTGGAGGGCAACTCGATTTCCTCACTGCAGGTTTCAAGAATCCTAGAGCTAAGAGCTTCATCGCACTACCTTCTACGTATACGGATAAAAAGGGGAATCTACATTCTAATATCAAACCTACGTTCACTGGCGGTGATATAATTACGGACCCACGCAGTCAAGCATACACCATGGTAACGGAGTACGGCATTGAAAATCTTGCAGGGGCTTCCGTGTGGGAACGTGCTGAAAAGCTCGTTGGCTTAGCGCATCCTGATTTCAGAGATGAGCTTGTTGAGTCTGCTAAGAATTTAAATGTATGGAGACAATCGAATAAAAGATAG
- a CDS encoding A24 family peptidase — protein MIIKSVISVIIALLLGNGAVVWFNNMPVRWFQEEGENLPPSLIADIEGEKQRLPSTPWKLVFTVFFGASGVFLSIRESSQFMIAGILLIFIIAMMAICDAKYRVVPDQLNVLLAVSAVGFVSFNERLLEPLYGALIGLSLGLATYGLGRIIYHKTVIGGADLKFYISIGLVTGVHGVITIFILISIFALIHIVYLSIANKFDADEHRPMLVYALPAVTLYILVLWDYLPLVLL, from the coding sequence ATGATAATTAAATCGGTAATTTCAGTAATTATCGCATTACTGCTAGGGAATGGTGCAGTTGTTTGGTTCAATAACATGCCTGTGAGATGGTTCCAGGAGGAGGGAGAAAATCTGCCTCCATCACTTATCGCGGATATTGAGGGCGAGAAACAGAGACTGCCTAGCACTCCTTGGAAGCTTGTTTTTACAGTATTCTTCGGAGCGAGCGGTGTATTTTTGTCTATAAGGGAATCGTCGCAGTTTATGATTGCTGGTATACTTTTGATATTTATTATCGCCATGATGGCTATATGTGATGCTAAGTACAGGGTAGTTCCTGATCAACTGAACGTGCTATTAGCTGTATCTGCAGTTGGTTTTGTGAGCTTTAACGAGAGACTACTCGAACCTCTTTACGGTGCGCTCATCGGATTGTCGCTTGGACTTGCTACATATGGGTTAGGAAGAATTATATATCACAAGACCGTAATCGGTGGCGCAGATCTCAAGTTTTACATATCGATTGGTCTGGTGACGGGAGTTCACGGCGTGATTACTATTTTTATTTTGATTTCTATATTCGCACTTATACACATAGTATATCTGAGCATAGCGAATAAATTCGATGCGGATGAACATAGACCTATGCTCGTATATGCGCTTCCTGCGGTAACTTTATACATATTGGTGCTATGGGATTATCTTCCTCTTGTGTTACTATAG